In Nymphaea colorata isolate Beijing-Zhang1983 chromosome 13, ASM883128v2, whole genome shotgun sequence, one DNA window encodes the following:
- the LOC126410665 gene encoding disease resistance protein L6-like → MLMWEGSKLYPPVAIAELEHKFLISIDDEHGTFEMHDQIRDMGRNIVQQQTPVASRFWENNKTLQMLQRRKGTKKVEAIIFHRHDGQHNIPPLNTMSFRNMDELRILDTSCIRMEGSYKDLSKSLKFLRWWQCTLKSLPIIDFDVMNIVVIDLTESIIEEFLGPSVTNTWFFCLLHSQEKNYSQTFSQLKVLILKNCKNLKSTLDLG, encoded by the exons ATGCTCATGTGGGAAGGTTCCAAACTTTACCCACCTGTTGCAATTGCAGAGTTGGAGCATAAATTCCTAATCAGCATAGATGACGAGCATGGCACATTtgaaatgcatgatcaaatacGAGACATGGGAAGAAATATTGTCCAACAGCAGACGCCAGTAGCAAGCAGGTTTTgggaaaataacaaaacattacAAATGCTACAACGAAGAAAG GGAACAAAGAAGGTTGAAGCCATTATTTTCCACCGTCACGACGGGCAGCATAATATTCCACCTTTGAACACGATGTCTTTTAGAAACATGGATGAGCTGAGAATACTTGATACAAGCTGCATCAGGATGGAGGGCTCGTATAAGGATCTATCCAAATCGTTGAAGTTCCTGAGGTGGTGGCAGTGTACATTGAAATCATTGCCGATCATCGACTTCGATGTCATGAACATTGTAGTGATCGACCTGACAGAGAGCATCATAGAGGAGTTTCTAGGTCCAAGTGTGACTAACACGTGGTTTTTTTGTCTCCTTCACTCCCAAGAGAAGAACTACTCGCAGACGTTCAGCCAATTGAAAGTCCTTATTCTCAAGAATTGCAAGAACCTCAAGAGCACCCTCGATTTAGGCTGA
- the LOC126410666 gene encoding disease resistance protein RUN1-like, with amino-acid sequence MHQVHESIGDLQSLVCLNLGDGHSLKKIPDSICRLSSLEKLVLRGCWSLGELPKEIGRLTSLKLLQLGRGYMQRLPESVGRLTNLQEMEVIFCTDLKTIPDISKLQALRRLRLSGCFQLMDVPGLSKLRCLESLLLNGCEALRHMSDMMKFSSFGGGLELGSAITTENSGATQDFVGLQSSTSPSLGARILLRLGASHPVAVVVIWTNFEDFWVSP; translated from the exons ATGCACCAAGTTCACGAATCGATTGGTGATCTCCAAAGTTTGGTGTGCTTGAACTTGGGAGACGGTCATTCTCTAAAGAAAATACCTGATAGCATCTGTCGGCTAAGTTCTTTGGAGAAGCTCGTCCTGAGGGGGTGTTGGTCACTAGGGGAACTCCCAAAAGAGATTGGAAGGTTGACATCTTTAAAGTTGCTCCAATTAGGCCGAGGGTATATGCAAAGACTTCCAGAGTCTGTTGGCCGGTTGACAAACCTGCAGGAGATGGAAGTCATCTTTTGCACGGACTTGAAGACCATCCCAGACATTTCAAAGTTGCAAGCCCTGCGACGTTTACGCCTGAGCGGATGCTTCCAGCTGATGGATGTTCCTGGCCTTAGCAAACTGAGATGCCTAGAGTCCCTGCTACTCAACGGCTGTGAAGCACTAAGGCACATGAGTGACATGATGAAG TTCTCATCATTTGGAGGCGGATTGGAGCTTGGAAGTGCCATTACTACTGAGAATAGTGGCGCAACGCAGGATTTCGTAGGACTCCAGAGCTCAACTAGTCCATCCTTGGGGGCTCGGATTCTTCTCAGGCTTGGGGCGTCCCATCCTGTAGCTGTTGTCGTGATCTGGACCAATTTTGAGGATTTTTGGGTGTCTCcttga